A window of Fusobacterium sp. SYSU M8D902 contains these coding sequences:
- a CDS encoding cobalt-precorrin-6A reductase gives MIWVVGGTKDSREFLEKFCKETTDIIVTTATEYGGKLLENLPVRVVCQKLTYPMMLDFIEKESIDKVIDLSHPYAVEVSENVLKASKDKKIEYFRFEREEISFLPKLYKEFEKIEDIIKYIAEKKGNILVTLGSNNIPFFSQLNNLNQCYFRILPKWDMVKKCEDLGILPKNIIAMQGPFSKSMNKAMIEQYDIKYIITKQAGDTGGEREKIEAAEESGIEVIFLTRPKIDYPNCYNSIDELLLNVEKRE, from the coding sequence ATGATTTGGGTAGTAGGTGGCACCAAAGATTCAAGAGAGTTTCTTGAAAAGTTTTGTAAAGAAACCACTGATATTATTGTTACTACTGCTACTGAATATGGAGGAAAACTTTTAGAGAATCTACCTGTAAGAGTAGTATGCCAAAAATTAACTTATCCAATGATGCTAGATTTTATAGAGAAAGAGAGTATAGATAAGGTGATTGATCTTTCGCACCCTTATGCTGTTGAAGTTTCTGAAAATGTATTAAAAGCATCCAAAGATAAGAAAATAGAGTATTTTAGATTTGAAAGGGAGGAAATCTCTTTTCTCCCTAAACTCTATAAAGAGTTTGAAAAAATTGAGGATATCATCAAATATATAGCAGAAAAAAAGGGGAATATATTAGTTACTTTAGGTAGTAACAATATACCTTTTTTTTCTCAATTAAATAATTTAAATCAATGTTATTTTAGAATTTTACCTAAATGGGATATGGTAAAAAAATGTGAAGATCTTGGAATATTACCTAAAAATATAATTGCTATGCAAGGACCTTTTAGTAAGAGTATGAACAAGGCTATGATCGAACAATATGATATAAAATATATTATAACTAAACAAGCTGGAGACACCGGAGGGGAAAGAGAAAAGATAGAAGCTGCTGAAGAATCAGGAATAGAAGTAATTTTTCTTACTCGACCTAAGATAGATTATCCTAATTGCTACAACAGCATAGATGAATTATTATTAAATGTAGAAAAGAGGGAGTAA